Genomic window (Micropterus dolomieu isolate WLL.071019.BEF.003 ecotype Adirondacks unplaced genomic scaffold, ASM2129224v1 contig_10875, whole genome shotgun sequence):
CAGGTCTGATCTGGCCTCACCAGGTCTGATGTTCTCTGTGGTCCTTCAGGCCAGCTGGAGGACTCAGTGCGGCTCTACCAGGAGGCTCTGAGTCTGGCTCGGCAGGCCGGAGACCAGGAGGCTGTGGACCAGATCCAGGAGGGACtgaaggaggtgaagaagaggaggagcgaggagaggaaggaggaggagaagtgaTCGGTTCTCCTGTGAACTCATCGGCCTACAACAAACTGTATCTGACTCCTGGGTCCAGGTGACCCCCGACCCCCATCAGGACAGAGACCCTGATATACCTATTGATTACCTTCAcgctgtgatgtttgtgtttgtgtgaaacagTCTGAAATAAAACTCTTTGTCCTGTAGTgaagacaggaagtgacctcATTGATCATGAAGCAGTGGAACAGGTGAGATGTTCAGGTGAACAACAACCAACAACGTTTAGACAGTGAACAGGAAATCATCATCCATCTAAATTAGTTTGAACTACATTTTACAGCATCTCACAAAGTGAGTCCAACCTCACATCTCTGTAAACAtgtgattctatcttttcatgtgaaacactgaagaaatgacactttgctacagtgtaaagtagtgagcgtaaagcttgtataacagtgtaaagtag
Coding sequences:
- the LOC123965707 gene encoding tetratricopeptide repeat protein 19, mitochondrial-like, which encodes MSDLATILDLQGRHDDALALVQQAVDLSRSAGHPDQHVLLGNMAGILLHKGQLEDSVRLYQEALSLARQAGDQEAVDQIQEGLKEVKKRRSEERKEEEK